The Methanomassiliicoccales archaeon genomic sequence CTCCCTATTTTTGACTATCAAATCAATCCTTCCACGCGCTCGCATTGACGAGATTCGGCGGTCTCTTTCCCCTCAGCCCTGCGAGTAAATTTTCGGCGGCCATCACCGCCATCCTGTTGCGCGATTCGTACGTCGCACTACCTGTATGCGGCGTCAAGACGACATTCTCAAGTGCAAAGAGCTCGGGGTTGATGTGCGGTTCATTTTCAAAAACGTCGAGACCAGCATAGGCAATTCGTTTTTCTTTCAGAGCGGAAATAAGCGCCTTCTCATCGACAACCTCACCCCTCGCCACATTGATGAGAATCGCGTTTTTCTTCATCAGCCCTATCTCCTTCTCCCCGATCAAATGGAATGTTTCTTGCGTCAAAGGTACGTGGATTGTCACGAAATCAGATTCCCTCAGTAATGTCTCGAGTGGCACATAGACCGCACCAACTTCCCTTTCGCCATCGATATTGCGCTTCCTATTGTGATAAAGAATCCTCATGCCGAACCCCTTGGCCCGACGCGCGACCGCCGTCCCAATGTCGCCGAGTCCGATGATGCCAATGGTTTTTCCATAGACTTCGTGGCCGAGCATGAGCATCGGACCCCATCCAACAAACCTTCCCTCCCTTACAAACCGATCCGATTCAGGAATCCTCCTTGCACACGCCATGATGAGCGCCCATGTTAAATCCGCTGTCGCATCAGTTAAGACGCCTGGCGTGTTCGTGACGAGAATCCCCCTTCTTGTAGCTTCTTCAACATCGATGTTGTTGTACCCGACCGCGTAATTCGATATG encodes the following:
- a CDS encoding D-glycerate dehydrogenase produces the protein MKELDVLITRKIPDAGLDILRNEVNLDIYEGDIPIPRDELIRRIKGKHGLLCLLSDRIDREVMEAAGAQLRIISNYAVGYNNIDVEEATRRGILVTNTPGVLTDATADLTWALIMACARRIPESDRFVREGRFVGWGPMLMLGHEVYGKTIGIIGLGDIGTAVARRAKGFGMRILYHNRKRNIDGEREVGAVYVPLETLLRESDFVTIHVPLTQETFHLIGEKEIGLMKKNAILINVARGEVVDEKALISALKEKRIAYAGLDVFENEPHINPELFALENVVLTPHTGSATYESRNRMAVMAAENLLAGLRGKRPPNLVNASAWKD